The DNA window CTCCTAGCGCCCGACCACGAGTCTCCCCGGTTCCCGGCCTAGCGGTGCTAAGTGCTAGTCGTAGTTTTAGTAGGTAGCAGCTCACACGCGCTCCCGCTAACAAGTGGCGACCCACCCCGGATCTCACGACTGCGCGAGCCCCGACCGTGGCTTGTCCGTCTCTGCACCGCTTCACCTCATAACAGGACACCAAACGCCATGGAGACGGCGCGGTGTCCGGGAAGGGACGCTAAGggccaggaggaggaaaaaAATAAAAGGGCGTATTCATGCATCCTTGAGGCGTGGGGGTTATTATATATGTCGTAGTGAGGCTCTTCGCCCCCTTTGTGTCTGTCTATCTTGCCATGCAACCCTCGTTGTGCTACCCATCGTCAACAGAGTCAACAAACTACCCATAACCACACTACATACGTGGGAGACACTAGTGTGAATGCCCTCgttggagagagagagagagagacataCACACGCGCCTGTAGTTGGATTGTCACGACGGGCTTCTTTATCGTtcgacggccggcgagcCGGAACCTcacaacgacgacatgtCGACCAACTCTCCGCCGGGCGGCCCAGGAGgccagctcgagcagctgaAGAAGCCGGTTCGTAACCTCCCTGTCCCAAAACACTCGAAGAAGAAAACACATGCCGTTTCCACCACGGAGAGTAGGCAGTAACTAGCTAGAGCTTCCTTCTGACAATAACGTACGCACTGCAGGGCCCCCCGTACCCTCCCcagggcgccggcctcggcggccagcccacgacgggcgtcgacgtgcccaTCTCGGCCGTCATgctcgccctcttcgtcgcctcggcggcgctcaacATGACCATCCTGCAGCTCAACATGCGGCGCGGGCACAAGTTCGTGCTCTCGGGCGTGCTCTTCGGCTTCTCCATGGCGCGCATCACCGCAAACGTCATGCGCATCGTCTGGGCCTGCTACCCGCGCAacgtccgcgtcgccatcgccgccaacatcCTCACCAACGCGGGCGTCCTGCTCCTCTTCATCGTCAACCTcatcctcgcgcagcgcatccTCCGCGCCTACCAGCCGCGGCTCGGGTGGTGCCGCCCCGTGCGCCTCGGCTTTCGTGGGCTgtacgccgccgtcgtcgcatgCCTCGTCATggtcatcaccgccgccgtgtacAGCTTCTACACCCTCGACGCGGACAAGCTGACCAAGATTCGCGACGTCCAGCTCTTCGCCGTCaccttcctcgccgtcctcgccttcctgcccgtccccatcgtcgccctcgccctgctcctcccgcggcaaaccaccaccatcactggcggcggcggcatcggcgtcggccagcccgtcgaccccttcggcaccggcagcatGCGCACCAAaatcgccctcgtcctcttcaccaccaccctgctcgccctcggcgccggcttccgcgccggcatcgcctACATCAAGCGACCCGCCGACCACCCCGCCTGGTTCCACCACAAGGCCGCCTACTACTGCTTCAACTACACCATCgagctcatcgtcgtcttcacctACGCCCTGTCGCGCTTCGACCGCCGCTTCTGGATCCCCAACGGCAGCTGCAAGCCCGGCGACTACtcgcgtggcggcgacggcagtggtgacaacaacaacaacgacaaggacgccgtcgaggagggcttCCGCCTcagcgccgagcagcagggccaaGAGGACCGCGAGCGCGACTGGGAGGCCCGAGCCAAGGCCGAGACGGAAAGGGGCATGCCCTCGTGAGGCGATGCGGACCAACTCTTCTCCCTGTCTTGCTTGTcgcggaagaggaggcaaACGTGTATGACCATCATGACAACTGTCGGCTGGGAAACAGCGGCACCATTATAGACTAGACGGGACATGTATGCCGTCTGGGAGAGCTCGCGAGGGTTGACGCGCACACGCTTCTCCCTTGTATCTAGGGGTAATTTAGCGAAAACATTCTCAGTCGTAAGCACAAGCCATTCAAAGTAATACTGCAACAGCCTCACCTGTCACCCCGAGTAATGAAGAGTCACGACCAACCCATCAGCCATCGCAAACAAAAGGGTTTCATCAGAAATTTAGCAATGAATCCATGTACTCGCAAcattttttttcttgtttgTCTTCCTGCCTCGCAGACTCTATGTTATGCGTCGCCAAAGCCAGGAATTCGCCCACCTTCTAGACCCAGTCTCACATgtccccgcctccgcccacAACGCACGTAGACTCGCATCTGTTGTCTTCTGTGTCCTCTGTACTGTTGTCAAGATTAGTCGTACACAGTTCTGGAGTCGTCCTTGACGCCGTGCCGTCGCAGCGTATGCCTCGAGATCTGTCCGAACATGCAAGGTCGTGCACGATTAGAGGAAGTAATCCGGCGTTCCTGTGTCGAGTCAGCGTCCTGTCACCCCATGTCACAAAGAGGTTACACGTACGTCTGGAGACCATGGGTTCGCCCGCTCTCGGGCAGGGGTCAAATTGCAGGCTGAGCCTCGTTAGCATTCGTGTCCACATTGAGTCGGCGGTTGGAGCTTACAAGGTGTATTTCAGGTGCTCGTCAAtctccatgatggcggcTTGGTTACCGCACCGGTAGCAGTAGTTGGGAGCTTGCACCAGTCAGCAGAGGTCGCACGCGTAGGGACGGAGTAGACGTACCAGAGAAGATGGTCACCACGTTGCGATCCTGGGACCAGTTGTAGCCCTCCATGACGAGCTGATGCGCCCTGGCAATCAATGTCAGACCGTTGTTGTGGTTGAACGCCTCCGAGATGTCCTGGCCAAACGTGTAGCCCGCACCACGGGGTGAGATACCCCAGCCGCAACGGTCGTCGGGATCGGACCACAGCAGGTCGCACATGGGGCCTTCGTGAGGGACCTCCTGGATGCGGTCAAGGGCGCGGATGTTGTCGAGCGTGTCGATGCTGGGCGACAGGCCGCCGTGTAGGCAGAAGATCTGgttgtcgatgagggcggTGAGTGGCAGGTAGTCGAAGAGGTCAGTGAAGTATTTCCACACGTTTGCGTTTCCGTACTTGCGCAGGCACTCGTCGTAGAAGCCGTAGACCTGCGTGATTTGCCGGGATTCGTGGTTTCCTCGGAGGATGGTGATGCGTTGGGGGTATCGGATCttgagagcgacgaggagggtgACCGTCTCGACCGAGTAGTAGCCTCTGTCGACGTAGTCACCTGTGGGAGCGTCAGCGTCGGGCACGCCGAAGGCGGCATTGCGAGGGGAGCGTCACGTACCCATGAAGAGGTAGTTGGTGTCTGGGTTGGGACCACCAATCTTGAAGAGCTCCATCAGGTCGTGGAACTGACCGTGGATGTCGCCGCAGACGGTGACGGGACATTTCTGGCAGGGACGTCAAGTCAGTCGCGTCAAGCCATTTCATCGAAAGAGGGATGTCACGTACCACGGGCTGCACATTGGACTCCTCTTGCAGAACCTCGCGTGCCTGTACAATGGCAAGTCAGCACGGATGCCCAACCCCTCACTCGATCACGCGAGCTCTCGACGACGCAAGGaacggcgcgcggccgtggacggaggcgggcggcaaaggccagtccgggcgacggcgacggcatgacGAGCGCGCCCAGTGGCGGCACACCGCCTTGTCCGAAGCTCGGTGCGGTGCAGGAAGGGGGACACTCACCTTATCGCAAAGTCTCTGGACGTCGGCCTCTGCCAGCTGTTTGCAGTTCATCAAGCTCTCGATCCAGCCGTCGAGTGTGGGGATCGAGGCGGGCTCGTTCTGGACGGGCGACACGTCGGCGGGTGCCCTTCCGACGTCCTCCATGTTGGTGTCCATGATGTATTAAGCCGCTGTCGGGGCGCTGCGGTCGAGGGACGGGGacagaagacgacgggcgagagagaTGACGTTGCGATCACGCCCGGATAGAGTCGCGATTCGATCGGTGGGGCAGCAGCGAAGCAGGgagacggggacggggagagagaaagagagatgGCTACGACGACACCAAAGGGGACACAGAGGATCGTGGGGGTTCGAAGCAGTGGCTAAGCCAGCCGGTGCAGATTGAGCTCGAGGTTGGAGGAGCCGCCCGGCGTGATGTGGCTCGTCGCGATGATGCAGCGCcagggggggtgggtggagggggagATTTGATCGTGGGCGTTTCGTTGCGGGAGGAGTGGCGGAGAagggtgctgctgctgctgctgctgagtgATTGATGGGGATAGGTGGATGATGCTGATTCTGCCAGCGCAGGTGCTGGCTGGAGAGCTGTGgaggtgcccgcccgcccgtcaagGGGGGCCTGCCGGCGTGTGAGTGGGCGGACGGCCAGGCGGGTGGGCTGgtctgggctgctgctgggggcgGGCCCCCTCCACTGATGAGGTGCTCCTGGCAGAGATTGAATCTTGCTTCCgtgctggcgcggcgcagcgcagcgcattgcagtgcagtgcagtcgGGTGCAGTGCAACGCCGCCTCtcagcctcgccgaccaGCCTGGGCGGTCCATCACGCTGGACTGGCACGcaacggcgggcaggcaggcaggcactcACAACGGCAACCGCCCAGGCACTTGCCACCCAAGGCTGGCGAGGTGGCGAGACAAGCGGCACGGGCGACACGGGGGGACGCGCCAAAAACATTGGCTCACTCTGATACACAACCACTCTCTGGGTACTAACGCAAGCTGTCGTGCCTTTTACGCGCCGGCCCGGCATGCGTTTTGTGTATCCCCCCTTTTAGTTACCGGTCGTGCGTTCCTAGGTAGATAGCACGTGTAACCAAAGACGGCTTTTTACCAATTTTTTTCTTGTTGGTTTGGAGATCTCGACAGCTTCGAAAGGGAAACCTCTTCAACGATGGCCACTCGATAAACAGCGTCAAGAGCGACGTATGTAGCCGTTTCATCGTGCCTGTTGTCCCTGATTCCCATCCATACTGACAAACTGGCTGGGCCTCCGCGAGAGCCTCTGAGCCGCCCCACCAAATGCACTGACTGGAGCTCCCCATAATACTTCCAATTCATCCACAAACGAGCTCAAAGCAACCTACCTAGTTATTGCGTGAGACAGCTCCGGGAGCTCACTGTGGCTGGTGCCCGACAGCCGCGCCATTCCCGCAGCTCCAATGTCGGCAAGGTCGGGTGCCTTTATTTCGCACTGTCCCATTCGTGAACGGTCGTTGCAAAGGAGTTGCAACATCATGGCACGTTCCTGGAACAGTCCAACTCCTAGATAGGTAGTTATTAATCGTACTTTATACACGCTATCCGTATTAGCACCCTGATCAGGCTACATAGCTCGTCCATGGTCGTGCCTCAGTCATCGTCATCCAGTTCGCAACTACCTAGGCCAATCCCAATCCcaccggcgtcgccgtcgcggtgccAGTagaggcgcgcgcggcggcctccgCCTCGAGACCCCGGCCCACGAGATCCTTGAAATCCAGCCCGACTTCCGATAGCTTCTGCGCGTGCTCCTTGGCCCGGTCTATGCACTGCGTCCAGACCGCTCCTCCACGCTCCGTGCTGCTCAGCTGCCTCGCGAGGATACCATTGAACGCCTCCACCTGCTCCTTGGCCCACTTGACACACGCGCtcatcatgggcggcgggaagCAGCTCTGGAAGCATTGCACCGTGTTGTGGATGACGGTGAAGTAGACAAACGAGAGCTGCCAAATGTAGAGGTGCAGGTCGCCCTGGAAAATGCATTGCCTGTGTCCTGGTCAGCCCCCGGCCGTGGCATCACGGCATTGCCGCCCAGCTGTTGGC is part of the Purpureocillium takamizusanense chromosome 7, complete sequence genome and encodes:
- a CDS encoding uncharacterized protein (EggNog:ENOG503NUNN~TransMembrane:7 (o41-60i72-94o106-126i146-171o186-209i240-262o277-296i)~COG:S), translated to MSTNSPPGGPGGQLEQLKKPGPPYPPQGAGLGGQPTTGVDVPISAVMLALFVASAALNMTILQLNMRRGHKFVLSGVLFGFSMARITANVMRIVWACYPRNVRVAIAANILTNAGVLLLFIVNLILAQRILRAYQPRLGWCRPVRLGFRGLYAAVVACLVMVITAAVYSFYTLDADKLTKIRDVQLFAVTFLAVLAFLPVPIVALALLLPRQTTTITGGGGIGVGQPVDPFGTGSMRTKIALVLFTTTLLALGAGFRAGIAYIKRPADHPAWFHHKAAYYCFNYTIELIVVFTYALSRFDRRFWIPNGSCKPGDYSRGGDGSGDNNNNDKDAVEEGFRLSAEQQGQEDRERDWEARAKAETERGMPS
- the PPH1 gene encoding Protein-serine/threonine phosphatase (EggNog:ENOG503NU6N~COG:T); translation: MDTNMEDVGRAPADVSPVQNEPASIPTLDGWIESLMNCKQLAEADVQRLCDKAREVLQEESNVQPVKCPVTVCGDIHGQFHDLMELFKIGGPNPDTNYLFMGDYVDRGYYSVETVTLLVALKIRYPQRITILRGNHESRQITQVYGFYDECLRKYGNANVWKYFTDLFDYLPLTALIDNQIFCLHGGLSPSIDTLDNIRALDRIQEVPHEGPMCDLLWSDPDDRCGWGISPRGAGYTFGQDISEAFNHNNGLTLIARAHQLVMEGYNWSQDRNVVTIFSAPNYCYRCGNQAAIMEIDEHLKYTFLQFDPCPRAGEPMVSRRTPDYFL